Part of the Caulifigura coniformis genome, CGGAAGTCGCTCCGTTTCCTCGCGGCTGGGGAAGCCGAGCTCGTGGCGGCGGATCGCCTCCTCGGCGATGATCGGGAAGCCAATGCCTTTGATGCGGCTGGCCGTGCCGGCGAAGCAGCGCGACACGACGGCATCGGACAGGCCGACGGCTTCGAAGATCTGGGCCCCCTTGTAGCTCTGGAGCGTGGAGATGCCCATCTTCCCCATCACCTTGAGCATCCCCTTGGCCACGCCCTTGCGGTAGGCGGCCACGATCTTCTCGTCGGTGTAGTCTCCCTTCACTTCGCCGCGGCTCCGGGCCTGGCGAATCGATTCAAAGGCGAGGTACGGATTGATGGCGTCGACGCCATAGCCCGTCAGCAGGCAGAAGTGGTGCACTTCGCGAGCTTCGGCCGATTCCAGCACGATGCCGATCCGCGTCCGCTTCTCGTTGCGGACGAGGTGATGATGCACGGCACCGCCGGCGAGCAGCGCAGGAATCGCCACGCGATCGGCATTGGTCGCCCGGTCGGAGAGCACCACGAGGGCGCAGCCGTCGTCGATCGCCTGTTCGGCCTCCTTGCAGATCCGCTCGATGGCCGGGAGCAGCCCGGCCGTCCCTTCCGACTTCGCCCAGGTGGCGTCGATCGTGCGGGACTTCCAGCCGCGGTGGTTCAGGTGCTTGATCGCGGCGAGTTCCTCGTCCGTCAGGATCGGGTGCGGAACCGCGAGGCGATGGCAGTGCTGCGCCGTCGAATCCAGGATGTTGCCTTCCGGGCCGATGAAGCATTCCAGCGACATCACGATCTCTTCGCGGATCGAATCGATCGGCGGATTCGTGACCTGCGCAAACAGCTGTTTGAAGTAGTCGTACAGCATCCGGGGCTGGTCGGAGAGGCAGGCCAGCGCCGTGTCGTCGCCCATCGAGCCGAGCGGATCTTTCTTCGTCTGCAGCAGCGGAATCAGCATGAAGTGCATCGTTTCGGCCGTGTAGCCGAAGGCCTGCATCTGCCGCAGCAGGAAGTCACCCGTGACGCGATCGCCATTCTCCGACTTGCCGTTGGAGGACTTGTGGGCCTGGACGATTTCGTCGAGCGTCAGCCGCTGCTCCTTCAGCCACTGCTTGTACGGACGCTTGCCGGCGATCTCGTGCTTCAGCTCTTCGTCATCAATGATCCGCCCCTGGGCGAAATCGACGAGGAACATCTTGCCCGGCTGCAGGCGTCCCTTGAGCTTCACGTTTGCGGGGTCGATGTCGAGCACACCGACTTCGCTGGCCATGATGACGCGGTCATCATGCGTGACGTAGTACCGGCTGGGTCGCAGGCCGTTGCGGTCGAGAATCGCGCCGATGCACTTGCCGTCGGTGAAGCTCACCGAGGCGGGACCGTCCCAGGGTTCCTGGAGGGCGGAGTGGTATTCGTAGAACGCCCGCTTGTCCTCGGGCATTGAGGGGTGATTCTGCCAGGCCTCGGGGATCATCATCATGACCGCCTCAGGCAGGCTGCGGCCGGCGTTCACGAGCAGTTCGAGCGCGTTGTCGAAGTTGCCGCTGTCCGAGCAATGGGGCTCGGTGACCGGGAAGAGCTTCCGCAGGTCGTTCCCGAACGTCGTCGACGACATGACGCCCTGACGGGCGGTCATCCAGTTGGCGTTGCCTCGCAGCGTGTTGATTTCGCCGTTGTGGGCCATGTAGCGGTTCGGATGCGCGCGATCCCAGCTGGGGAACGTGTTCGTCGAGAACCGGCTGTGAACCATCGCCAGGTGGCTCGTGAAGTCACGGTCCTGGAGGTCCTGGTAGTACCGCATCACCTGCGACGAGGTGAGCATGCCCTTGTAGACGAGCACCTTCGTCGACAGGGTGCAGATGTAGAACATCAGCGCCTGCGAGATCTCGCTTTCGGTCCGCAGATGCCGCGAGGCCCATTTGCGGATGATGAACAGCTGGCGTTCGAACTGGTCCTGCGTCAGGCCGGGAGCGGCCGCCACGAACAGCTGTTCGATCACCGGCTCCGCCGCGCGGGCCGTGGGGCCGAGATCCGCGGCTTCAGCCGACGTCGGCACTTCGCGCCAGCCCAGCAGCTTCTGTCCCTGCTTGGCGATGATCTCGTTGATGACTTCCTTGCAGAATTCTCGCTGCTCGTCGTCGGTCGGCAGGAACACGTTGCCGGCGGCATAGAGGCCCTGTTTGGGCAGCTCGATCCCGAGGTCGCGCTCGGCGACCTTGCGGAGGAAGGAGTCGGGCAGGGCGGTCATCATGCCGCAGCCGTCGCCGGTGTTTTCCTCGCAGCCGCAGGCTCCGCGGTGATCCATGTGCCGCAGCATGCGATCCGCGTCATCAATGATCTGCCGCGACGGCTTGCCCTTGAGGTGCGCGACGAAGCCGACGCCGCAGGCGTCATGCTCGAATTCCGGCGAATACAGGCCGAATGCCGACGGCCACTCCTGGTGGAGAGCGGGGGCGGATTGCGAATGGTGGGTGGTGGGTTGAGACATTTCGTCCATCCTCAGGGGGTGGAGGCAAGTCGTCCGACAGATTCGGGGAATCTTCGAGGCGACGTTGCTCCGAGTACTTCAGAGTCTTCAGTCAGCCTTGGCCCGCTCAGCGGGCGCCCGTTTCGTCCAGGGGTCGTCAGCCCCGAGAGCCTCTTGCAGAAGTTCGACGAACCGCGACGCGGCCGCCGACAGATGTTTGTGACGCCGCTTGACGATGCCGAGCGGACGATGCCACTTCAAACCCGTCAGGTGCAGCGCCTTCAGCATTCCCGCGTCGATCTCGCGCCGGGCGGTCGGCAGGGGAAGTATGGAAACGCCGGCTCCGATTTCGACGGCGCGCTTGATGTTCTCGATATTATCGAACTGGTGGACGGCGTTCACCGACACCTTGTTCTTCCGCAGGGTGCGGTCGATCTCTTTCCGGATCCGCAGGTCCTGTGTGAACGCGACGAAGTCTTCGCCGTCGATTTCCGCGAGGGCGATGTCCGTCTTCGCGGCCAGTCGATGCTGCGGCGCAACGACGACCCCGATCACCTGGTCGAGCCAGGGAATGCATTCGATGTCGCCGCCGTCGCGGGGGAACGACACGATGCCGAGATCGGCCTCGTCCTGATTCACCCGTTCGTACACCTGGTCTGGATGGAGATAGTCCAGTTGCAGGACGACATCGGGATAGCGGTCCTCGAAGCGGCTGACGTACTCCGCCATCTGGAGCAGTCCGACCGAGTAAATCGCCGCGACTCGAACACGCCCCGTGACCTTGGCACTCAGGTTCTGGACCCGATCCTCGAGGAGCCGGTAGTCGGAAAACAGTCGACGGCAGCCATCGAAATAGGCTTCGCCGGGAGGGGTGAGCTGCAGGGGCCGCTGCGAGCGATCGATGAGCGTAACGCCAAGGTGCTCTTCGAGTTGCTGAATTGCCTGGCTGATGGCCGGTTGGGACATGCCGCGAGCCGCTGCCGCCTTGGAGAAGCTCCGGCAGTTGGCGACATCACAGAAGATTTCTGCATTTCGCAGCAGCATGGTCACGGCCGCGCGTCCCTCGAAAACGGCATCCGTTGCACCGTGTCATCCGCCGGACGAATGAAGTGACCGGCGTGTTATTGATGAATAGGTTATGGAGGCCAGGGGCGGGTGTCAATCGCGTGGATGTTTTCGCGACACGGAGTTTCGAAAATGCGTTCGCGGGAAGTTGAGAAAAGGAATGTCACCGCAGAGACACAGAGGACGCAGAGAAGAGGGAGATCTCGGCCCGCAGCTCGAACCACCGGTTCACGTCATGAGTTCTGAACTCGGTTGG contains:
- a CDS encoding glutamate synthase-related protein, whose translation is MSQPTTHHSQSAPALHQEWPSAFGLYSPEFEHDACGVGFVAHLKGKPSRQIIDDADRMLRHMDHRGACGCEENTGDGCGMMTALPDSFLRKVAERDLGIELPKQGLYAAGNVFLPTDDEQREFCKEVINEIIAKQGQKLLGWREVPTSAEAADLGPTARAAEPVIEQLFVAAAPGLTQDQFERQLFIIRKWASRHLRTESEISQALMFYICTLSTKVLVYKGMLTSSQVMRYYQDLQDRDFTSHLAMVHSRFSTNTFPSWDRAHPNRYMAHNGEINTLRGNANWMTARQGVMSSTTFGNDLRKLFPVTEPHCSDSGNFDNALELLVNAGRSLPEAVMMMIPEAWQNHPSMPEDKRAFYEYHSALQEPWDGPASVSFTDGKCIGAILDRNGLRPSRYYVTHDDRVIMASEVGVLDIDPANVKLKGRLQPGKMFLVDFAQGRIIDDEELKHEIAGKRPYKQWLKEQRLTLDEIVQAHKSSNGKSENGDRVTGDFLLRQMQAFGYTAETMHFMLIPLLQTKKDPLGSMGDDTALACLSDQPRMLYDYFKQLFAQVTNPPIDSIREEIVMSLECFIGPEGNILDSTAQHCHRLAVPHPILTDEELAAIKHLNHRGWKSRTIDATWAKSEGTAGLLPAIERICKEAEQAIDDGCALVVLSDRATNADRVAIPALLAGGAVHHHLVRNEKRTRIGIVLESAEAREVHHFCLLTGYGVDAINPYLAFESIRQARSRGEVKGDYTDEKIVAAYRKGVAKGMLKVMGKMGISTLQSYKGAQIFEAVGLSDAVVSRCFAGTASRIKGIGFPIIAEEAIRRHELGFPSREETERLPILPNQGLYHWRHNGERHAWNPFTIAEIQQAARAGDKDAYARFAKLINEVVARQCHLRGLLRFKKEVQPSIPLEEVEPASEIVKRFCTGAMSYGSISKEAHETIAVAMNVLGGKSNTGEGGEDYERFVPVELDLRLHETIKKTTERFKSNGEPQPNVYSKRSAIKQVASGRFGVTSWYLTNADEIQIKIAQGAKPGEGGELPGHKVDRVIAATRMSTPGVGLISPPPHHDIYSIEDLSQLIFDLKNTNPSAKISVKLVSEVGVGTIATGVSKGHADKILIAGDNGGTGASPLTSIKHAGLPWELGIAETHQTLVLNDLRSRVKLETDGQLKTGRDVVIACMLGAEEFGFATAPLITMGCIMMRKCHLNTCPVGIATQDPDLRAKFRGSPEHVINYLFMVAEDARQLMAQLGFRTIDEMVGRTDLLELDTDVAHWKAKHLDLSPLLKVRKLRPDVGVYCQIPQKHGLETTLDQTLLIPQCQPAIEKAERVRLDIDIQNIDRAFGTTLSHEISKKWGPQGLPEDTIRLICRGSAGQSLGAWSVNGVTIEVIGDANDYVGKGLSGGKVIIYPPDESSFVPEDNIIIGNVALYGATSGELYVRGRAAERFCVRNSGAKAVVEGCGDHGCEYMTGGRAVVLGATGRNFAAGMSGGVSYVWDPNGKLLENVNLEMVELEKIEEEDDVAELKEMISNHQRYTGSAVAGAILENWDEELPRFHKVMPVDYKRAITELKAQAEAEAAGEEAPVEAAH
- a CDS encoding LysR family transcriptional regulator yields the protein MLLRNAEIFCDVANCRSFSKAAAARGMSQPAISQAIQQLEEHLGVTLIDRSQRPLQLTPPGEAYFDGCRRLFSDYRLLEDRVQNLSAKVTGRVRVAAIYSVGLLQMAEYVSRFEDRYPDVVLQLDYLHPDQVYERVNQDEADLGIVSFPRDGGDIECIPWLDQVIGVVVAPQHRLAAKTDIALAEIDGEDFVAFTQDLRIRKEIDRTLRKNKVSVNAVHQFDNIENIKRAVEIGAGVSILPLPTARREIDAGMLKALHLTGLKWHRPLGIVKRRHKHLSAAASRFVELLQEALGADDPWTKRAPAERAKAD